A segment of the Daphnia pulex isolate KAP4 chromosome 10, ASM2113471v1 genome:
GAATACGTCCGGGCTTCCATCGTCCGGCGTAATGAAACCCCATCCTTTGGTCACGTTAAACCATTTACATCTGCCTCTTTTGCGCGACGTTGATGAGAGGACGGAACAGCTGGGCGACCGATCCTGACGATCCTGACCTGATGAATAGACAAACAATGTTATTCAACACATAATTAAATCACGCATAATTGTGAATTgcacaaattcaattgatttttacaGTTGAAATACCTACCGGTAGGTTCCATTTCGTCTCAACCCACTCGACTGTTTTACCCACCAactctttctttaaaaaataaccaaattcGGGGTAAATGAAtaacacttaaaaaaaaaaaccggaaagAGATTGCAATATCAACTGGATCTAGTGGCACATGGTGAGTAGCACTGCGTGACGATGTTATTACCGTCAGAGGAGCCGAAACGAGCGACGGCCTCCGGGGCGACTATCATCCCGCCGATTGTGAGGAGGTACACGCTCGAGTTACACTTTTGTATAGGAGAGCAGAGACGTGCTGCTGAGCTCTGGCTGGCGAGCGCGGCTAAAAATCACCTCTCCCTATCCTGTACTACTTACTATACATCCCTTTTCTGTAACTTGCGCTTACAtagacggaagaagaagatgcgaGCGAGCGCTAGCCCCCATTCGGTCGTCTCTATAGCGACTGAGTTTAAGCTGCTAGAGCGGCCGCAGCCAAGTAAATGAGTgtcgtgtaaaaaaaaagaatgtctaTATACAAAAGCCTAGCGTGCGGGTAACTTTATTGCACACAACACACGCGTCAGCCgacgcagaagaaaaaaagacgtggGAAATGTCTGTGAGAGCGATCCCTAGACCGACGTTGCCACGTGCCGACATTCATTcgctgaaagaaaaacaaattgtgtcgtgggaaaatcaaattcgCCGTGAAATAAgccatcaaattaaattttaaaaaaattgtggataagatttaaatattttttacctgGTGAAATCAATTGAGACTAAATGTACACATGTCTTGCTTTATTTACAGTGAGAAAAAtatacaatttcaaacaaaaaaatacaaaagttcATCTGTCACTTTTACAATTGATCACAGCACAACCACATCCATATTATTGAATGACAACACATTTATTATGTAATTGATTACTatcgaataaaaattcaaaacaaattgaattgatgaATGAGATCCTAATTAATCCAGCCATTGCGTTCTCGTGAAACGTTCTAGAAAAATTATACATGcatgttttttcttcgaaataaTTTGCTGTACATACTCGAGATATTTatctaatcttttttttttcttattccaaaATCATTTGCTTGCGTGGCAGTTTGTCTCAATCAGGTAAGGACTCTCATTCACAGATGACCTGACGTGcacgaaaaatgaatttgccATAAGCGATAACGTGAGCGATGATCAAATCAATGATACGGACACAATGTCATTGAGTATTTATACGTGTCAATATGGTAGATACACGAAATGCCATACAAAAATATGTTCTATTTTGGTCTTTAAAAGACCTTCATCTGACTATATTATATGTAAGAAAAACGTTCAGGCGTGCAGGCAGAATGCAAACGAacgtaaaaaatttaacaccattaaatgttattatgctcagattaaaaaaaaattgaaaccagGAAatcggatttaaaaaaaacatctacaaaaacgaaaaatgagtACGTGGAAATAACAAGAATATGGTATACATCATTTTgccaaatatataaaatatagtTACATGTTCAATATAAGTGCAGTGATGGAGTGGGCGAATTATTCAGCGTCAAGCGTTTGCTCATATAACTGAAAAACGTCACGCTTCGAAACTCACaatctaaaaatgaaaacgccACCTAGTATAATAGAAACTTTTGAcagaatataatttaaaaaacgtttaaaaagggaccataagaaaaagaggtatttcttttctttcttttttaaagaggTGCTGTTATTACATATTGTGAAACCTCTTAACTCGTAAGGCTCCCCTATGAAAGTATTTGATAAatagtcttttctttttttttaaatccttatTATAGcatttctgatttatttattataataataataataattcttaaaaatgtttccctttttttgttgaatcaaTTTTGGAAGGTTTTGCCCAGGTGACACTGTCTTGTTTCTCAGGTGAAAAATTCCTGTGCACGCATCATCAGTATGCACTAATTTGCCTTTGTTTGTACTCTTTAGCGTACATCGTAATCTCGTCTTGTGCCACTTGGTTGCACTGTAAAAGTGCCCGTCACAAAAGAGCTTTTTGTAGTAGGaaacccttttttgttttgtttaaatcaCAAAGGATTGGATTGGCACTGAATCAGTAGTAGTTTCCAGATATCAGGTGGAGAATGGAGACGACCAATGCGAAAGGTGCAGCAGCGAAATGATTGTGATTCGAAACGCTAGCGGCCGTGAAAGCGGCATTGTTGCAGGCTTTTTCGCTGACGGGCAGATCGCTCAAATGAACCATTTGACGACTGGCCGGATCTTGACAGGTGATTTCGGAATGGAACGAAGTGATCGGATGCCTGATGGAAGTTGTCTCCAAGTACCACCTCTTCAGCCATTTGCCCAGCCAAGAATTCGTACAAGAACACACCAGATGATTGTTTTCCAGCCTCAATCCACCTTGGTTACGATTAGGTTTAAAGACATTTCAAcagttatttattattattatttacctgcAAGATGTCTGGTAGATGTTGCCGACAACGAATTGTTATTCTGGATAGATTGAAGCCCGATACTCTGTAATGAATTATCTCTCAAATCCAGGGTTAACGATGCGCATCCTTCTAGCCCGTTGATCAATCGCTCGGGAAGGTACCTCACCGAAGTTTTcttaattcaaattaaatattttaaaattcaattcaacatgtcagaaacattttttttttaccttgaggGAAATACCGCATTCAGGCAGCGTGTGAAATCCCGTATTGGCAAACACATCCGGATGGATGGTCTTGAGATGGGCTCCGGAGATTTCGATTTCTCTGAGTTTGGGCGCCGTGTCGATGGTGGCGATGTAATTAAACTGCGACGACAGGACGGGACTTTTGACTTCGACGCTGAGTTTCCTCAATCCGCGCAAGCCTCCCAGCAGCTGGGAGAGATGCGGGCCGGGCCAAGTTTGAATTCGGATGTGGGTCAGAGAGAAGAGCGAGTGCAAAGAGTCGCCGTCAATATTTTCCAGCACCGGAACGCCGATCGACTGCAGGGAAAGCGTCTGGAGTCGAATCAAAGCCGCGAAACTCTCGCGATTGATGAGTCGGATCGGATTGGACGACAGGTCCAAATGCTTGAGGAGCGGCATCGATTGCCAGAGGAAAGCCGGGACTAAGGTGAATCGATTGCGGGACAAGTCGAGATTCCTCAGGTGACCGAGACGGATCACCAGATTGGCCGGGATGTGGTCGGTCGTCCGGCAATCGAGGGCGTTGGAAGACAAATTCAGAGCGATCAATGACGGGAGCGGCAGGTGCGGCCACTGGGCCAGTCCGATGTTGGctaaattcaattctttgaCGTGTTGAATTTCGTGAAATAATTCCTTGAAATTGGCCCGGATCGTGTTGTAGCTCAGGTCCAGCGAGATGAGGTGGTTCAGGTGAGAGAAGACGTTGTCCGGCAGCAAAGTCAATTTGTTATGGGCTAAATTCAAAGAGATTAAATTGGGCGTGTTGGACAACATGACGGCGTCCAGGTGATCGATGTGGTTGTAGGACACGTCCAAATTAATCAGCGTCGAAGAGATGGGCAGCAGACAATTGGGGAAATGTTTCAAGTGATTGTGGGCCACGTTCAACGTCTCCAAGACGGTCCCTTCGAAAATATCTTTGCTGATGACGCGGATTTTATTCCGGGATAAATTGACGATCCGCAGGCGCTTCAAATGGGCGAAAAAGCCCACCGGAATAGTTTCTAAATGATTTTCACTCAGATCGATGATTTGCAAACTAACAGCGTCCGTCAGGGCGTGTCTCTCGACGTCGTGAATAGAATTGCGCTGCAGTTCCAGCACCTGCAAATCCTGGCAACTCTTGGACAGCATCTTGTCCGGCAATACCGCAATTTTATTGTTGCCCAGCAGGAGTTTCTTGAGGCTACTGGGAGAGAGGACGGATAGAAATTCGACGTCGGGAAACGCCGGTAAAATGTTGCGGCTCAAATCGATGATTTTGACGTAGAGCCGGTCGTGTTGGTCGCGTTTGCCGGACCGCAGTTTGGCTATGGCGTTGTCCGACAGGTTGACGCTGGCCGACATGAAGATGTTGGTGCAGTTGGTCAGGGCTTCCCAGTTGAACTCGCCGAGTTTATTCGACTGCAGGtcgattttcaataaattcgGCAACCATTTGAAAGCCCCGCCTTCCAGTTGGCCGATGCTGTTTTGCGCCAAATTCAAAGTAACTAATTTGGGTAAGTGTTCAAACGCCGAGCTCTTGATGACTTGGAGGCGATTGTTTGCCAGGACGATGGTGGTGACCTCATCTAAACAAACACGTACACAAATCCATTAGTATTTAATTAACGTAAAATGTCCTTGCGACATTTGCACGTTCGTTCAAATATTGAACTATACCCAGATTGTGGAAAGTGTGTTGCGGAAGTGATTCAATCAGGTTATGAGAGAGTCGGACGTCTCGAAGCGAGCGCAGTTTCCCGCCAAAGGAATTGCGATTGACGGCGGATATCCGGTTGCCTTCCAAGCTCAGGTAGTGCAGTTTGTGGAGGTGATCCAGCGGCAATTCCGACAGGGAAACGATGCCGTTGTACTCGAGCGACAGCCACTGCAGTTGGTGCAAATGTTTCAGCAGCCCAGTGGGGAAACGAGAGTCGTCCAGGATCATGTTCAATTCCAGCGTTTCCAGCGTTTCCGCCACGTCGACGaaggcgtcgtcgtcgatggATGTCAGTTGATTGAAGGAGAAGCTCAGCTCGCGCAGTTTGCGGGTGTGCCGGAACAGGTGCGACGGCAATTGCTTAATTTTATTgccttttaaaattaagactTCCAGATTTCCACCCCAGTCGTAAAACATTTCACTCGTCACGCTCTCAATCATGTTGTAGGCTAAATTCAGGTGAACTAGCTTCGGGCAATTCCGGAGAACTGAAGCTGGAAAATGCcctatcaaataataattacaatttgatgaaataaaaatgttcaaaagtgaattttaaatgaattacctAATTTATTGCCGGCCAAACTGAGTTCTTCCAGGTGCAATCCGAAGCTGGCGAAATTGCCGTGAGAGAAGCGAGAGATCCGGTTGTTGGCCAGGTAGAGAAAGCGCAGCCGCTTCAAATAATCCAGCGCTGTCGGATAGTTGTTCAAATTATTGCGATCCAAATCCAGCAGCGTCAGCGTCGAAGACAGCGAGTGGAAGGCCCGTTCGTCAATGTCGGCCAGCCCGTTGGCGGCCAGATAGAGCCGATGGACGTTGGTGCCGCGGAATGCGGAATCCGGAAGTCGAGTGATCCGGTTGAAATCGAGGTACAAAGCCCGGATGTGGAGACTGCGGTTGAACATGGCAGCCCCGGGCAAAAAGCTGATCAAGTTCTCGCCCAAGTCCAACTTTTCCAGTCGCAGTTTCGTTCCCGGCTCCGTCCGGATCGTGTTGACCGGAAGTTGATGGATGAAATTGCCGCGCAAGTCCAACCACCGCAGTTCGCGGAGCTGTTCGATCAGTTTGCTGGGGAAGCTGATGATGCGGTTGTTGGCGGCGCTGATCGTGTGGAGTTGGCGTGGCAAAGTATCGGATGGAAGATCAACTAATTGGTTGCCttcaagaatttgttttcaattgatttaaaaataaatgtaaggGATAAAATGTAGGGCAAGTGGTTTAGTTATTTTACCATCGACGTTGAGCCAATTTAAATTGCGTAATAAGGCGAGTGAATGGCCTGCGCCATCCCAGCGTCCATCTT
Coding sequences within it:
- the LOC124204195 gene encoding chaoptin-like, with amino-acid sequence MKKSRPPTLIVLLLLPSLSLLFLAVTVIASAQQYVVPCHFNPMCSCKMSQTPSQQPMVDPEVDGGGYANEPETDGRNRTLTELEALLSEEIDRGRLKQDTESPGDGASDQENVFDVSCVGVPFAFLPALPPGKISHVDIVNSGLEVADRIPPWKTSPSTSASQSRIRIESLRLMSNKIRHIGEHIFSGMEEDLKSLDLSYNELNEIPVAPLKTLQSLVWANFHNNQISSLEGLGQLWTHLSPNLDALFLGNNDIISLQRSKTNDGRWDGAGHSLALLRNLNWLNVDGNQLVDLPSDTLPRQLHTISAANNRIISFPSKLIEQLRELRWLDLRGNFIHQLPVNTIRTEPGTKLRLEKLDLGENLISFLPGAAMFNRSLHIRALYLDFNRITRLPDSAFRGTNVHRLYLAANGLADIDERAFHSLSSTLTLLDLDRNNLNNYPTALDYLKRLRFLYLANNRISRFSHGNFASFGLHLEELSLAGNKLGHFPASVLRNCPKLVHLNLAYNMIESVTSEMFYDWGGNLEVLILKGNKIKQLPSHLFRHTRKLRELSFSFNQLTSIDDDAFVDVAETLETLELNMILDDSRFPTGLLKHLHQLQWLSLEYNGIVSLSELPLDHLHKLHYLSLEGNRISAVNRNSFGGKLRSLRDVRLSHNLIESLPQHTFHNLDEVTTIVLANNRLQVIKSSAFEHLPKLVTLNLAQNSIGQLEGGAFKWLPNLLKIDLQSNKLGEFNWEALTNCTNIFMSASVNLSDNAIAKLRSGKRDQHDRLYVKIIDLSRNILPAFPDVEFLSVLSPSSLKKLLLGNNKIAVLPDKMLSKSCQDLQVLELQRNSIHDVERHALTDAVSLQIIDLSENHLETIPVGFFAHLKRLRIVNLSRNKIRVISKDIFEGTVLETLNVAHNHLKHFPNCLLPISSTLINLDVSYNHIDHLDAVMLSNTPNLISLNLAHNKLTLLPDNVFSHLNHLISLDLSYNTIRANFKELFHEIQHVKELNLANIGLAQWPHLPLPSLIALNLSSNALDCRTTDHIPANLVIRLGHLRNLDLSRNRFTLVPAFLWQSMPLLKHLDLSSNPIRLINRESFAALIRLQTLSLQSIGVPVLENIDGDSLHSLFSLTHIRIQTWPGPHLSQLLGGLRGLRKLSVEVKSPVLSSQFNYIATIDTAPKLREIEISGAHLKTIHPDVFANTGFHTLPECGISLKKTSVRYLPERLINGLEGCASLTLDLRDNSLQSIGLQSIQNNNSLSATSTRHLAGGLRLENNHLVCSCTNSWLGKWLKRWYLETTSIRHPITSFHSEITCQDPASRQMVHLSDLPVSEKACNNAAFTAASVSNHNHFAAAPFALVVSILHLISGNYY